The Micromonospora sp. NBC_00421 genome contains a region encoding:
- the moeZ gene encoding adenylyltransferase/sulfurtransferase MoeZ, with protein MSLPPLVEPAAELTVDEIRRYSRHLIIPDVGVQGQKRLKNARVLCVGAGGLGSPALMYLAAAGVGTLGIIDFDTVDESNLQRQIIHGVSDIGRSKAESAAASIREINPLVQVEIHNTALDRENVRDIFARYDLIVDGTDNFATRYMVNDAAVLLGKPYVWGSIYRFDGQASVFWAEHGPCYRCLYPEPPPPGMVPSCAEGGVLGVLCASIGSIQVNEAIKLLAGIGEPLVGRLMVYDALEMEYRKIKVRKDPNCVLCGENPTVTDLLEDYEDFCGAVSEEAQEAIVDSTITATELKEWQDAGKDIFLVDVREPAEYEIVRIPGSTLIPKGEIISGEALAKLPQDRQVVLHCKSGVRSAEALAALKAAGFRDAVHVQGGVLSWIKQIDPSLPAY; from the coding sequence GTGTCGTTGCCCCCGCTCGTCGAACCCGCCGCCGAGCTGACCGTTGACGAGATCCGCCGCTACTCCCGCCACCTGATCATCCCTGACGTCGGGGTGCAGGGGCAGAAGCGGCTGAAGAACGCCCGGGTGCTCTGCGTCGGCGCCGGCGGTCTCGGCTCGCCGGCCCTGATGTACCTGGCCGCGGCGGGGGTCGGGACGCTCGGCATCATCGACTTCGACACCGTCGACGAGTCCAACCTCCAGCGCCAGATCATCCACGGCGTCTCCGACATCGGCCGGTCCAAGGCCGAGTCCGCCGCCGCGTCGATCCGTGAGATCAACCCGCTGGTCCAGGTGGAGATCCACAACACCGCGCTCGACCGGGAGAACGTCCGGGACATCTTCGCCCGGTACGACCTGATCGTCGACGGCACCGACAACTTCGCCACCCGGTACATGGTCAACGACGCGGCGGTGCTGCTCGGCAAGCCGTACGTCTGGGGGTCGATCTACCGGTTCGACGGCCAGGCGTCGGTCTTCTGGGCCGAGCACGGTCCCTGCTACCGCTGCCTCTACCCGGAGCCCCCGCCGCCCGGCATGGTGCCGTCCTGCGCCGAGGGCGGCGTGCTCGGCGTGCTCTGCGCGTCGATCGGCTCGATCCAGGTCAACGAGGCGATCAAGCTGCTCGCCGGGATCGGCGAGCCGCTTGTCGGCCGGCTGATGGTCTACGACGCGCTGGAGATGGAATACCGCAAGATCAAGGTCCGGAAGGACCCGAACTGCGTGCTCTGCGGTGAGAACCCCACGGTCACCGACCTGCTGGAGGACTACGAGGACTTCTGCGGCGCGGTCTCCGAGGAGGCCCAGGAGGCGATCGTCGACTCGACCATCACCGCCACCGAGCTCAAGGAGTGGCAGGACGCCGGCAAGGACATCTTCCTGGTCGACGTCCGGGAGCCCGCGGAGTACGAGATCGTCCGGATTCCCGGCTCCACCCTGATCCCCAAGGGCGAGATCATCTCGGGTGAGGCGCTGGCGAAGCTCCCGCAGGACCGGCAGGTCGTGCTGCACTGCAAGTCCGGGGTCCGCTCCGCCGAGGCGCTCGCCGCGCTGAAGGCGGCCGGGTTCCGCGACGCGGTGCACGTCCAGGGCGGGGTGCTCTCCTGGATCAAGCAGATCGATCCCTCGCTGCCCGCGTACTGA
- a CDS encoding pyridoxal phosphate-dependent decarboxylase family protein codes for MIDENGVPAEQVLDEVRQLRAGDRPVHGGRLFAYVYDPGVGGLDALAGAAHAESAHVNGLDPTAFPSLLAMENWLVGAAGGLLGGGPGSAAPEVVGSVTSGGTESLILAVKAARDARPELTAPRIVVPASGHAAFAKAAHLLRVTLDTVGVDPATLRPSVADMAAAIRPETVLVACSAPSYAHGVVDPVAGIAQVAAAAGVRCHVDACFGGWTLPYLRRLGVPVPPFDFTVDGVTSISVDLHKYAYAPKGVSVLLHRDATLRAPQYFAYADWPGYTMINPVLASTRSGGPIAAAYATLRHLGDDGYLRLAAATREAVGALAAAVRAVDGLRLMAEPESTVVCFTSTDPALDLFVLVDELTARGWHTQPQLRYADLPASVHLTVTASVAPRVAEFGPDLVASVAAARRAGPVELPAELVALAGSLTPDALTPELVAGLAAGLGLAGPGSGGPAEPVGPGGPGSDGSAEPVGPGGPGSGGPMPTPPDRMAVVNTLLDAAPAALRERLLVEFVGLLQRPTW; via the coding sequence ATGATCGACGAAAACGGGGTGCCTGCGGAGCAGGTGCTGGACGAGGTTCGGCAGTTGCGGGCGGGGGATCGGCCGGTGCACGGGGGGCGGTTGTTCGCCTATGTGTACGACCCGGGGGTGGGGGGGCTTGACGCGTTGGCCGGCGCGGCGCATGCGGAGAGTGCGCATGTGAACGGGCTTGATCCGACTGCTTTTCCGTCGCTGCTGGCGATGGAGAACTGGCTGGTCGGGGCGGCCGGTGGGCTGCTCGGGGGTGGGCCGGGCAGCGCCGCGCCGGAGGTGGTGGGCAGCGTCACCAGCGGTGGCACCGAGTCACTGATCCTGGCGGTCAAGGCGGCCCGGGACGCCCGCCCGGAGCTGACCGCACCCCGGATCGTGGTGCCGGCGAGCGGGCACGCCGCCTTCGCCAAGGCCGCCCACCTGCTCCGGGTCACCCTCGACACGGTCGGAGTCGACCCGGCCACCCTGCGTCCGTCGGTCGCCGACATGGCCGCGGCGATCCGCCCGGAGACGGTGCTGGTGGCCTGCTCCGCCCCGTCGTACGCACACGGGGTGGTCGACCCGGTCGCCGGGATCGCGCAGGTTGCGGCGGCGGCCGGGGTGCGTTGCCACGTGGACGCCTGCTTCGGTGGCTGGACCCTGCCCTACCTGCGTCGCCTCGGCGTGCCGGTGCCGCCGTTCGACTTCACCGTCGACGGGGTCACCTCGATCTCCGTCGACCTGCACAAGTACGCGTACGCCCCGAAGGGCGTGTCGGTGCTGCTGCACCGGGACGCCACGCTGCGCGCCCCGCAGTACTTCGCGTACGCCGACTGGCCCGGCTACACGATGATCAACCCGGTGCTCGCCTCGACCCGCTCGGGTGGCCCGATCGCCGCCGCGTACGCCACCCTGCGGCACCTCGGCGACGACGGCTACCTGCGGCTCGCCGCCGCCACCCGGGAGGCGGTCGGTGCACTGGCCGCCGCCGTCCGCGCGGTCGACGGGCTGCGGCTGATGGCCGAGCCGGAGTCCACGGTGGTCTGCTTCACCAGCACCGACCCGGCGCTCGACCTCTTCGTCCTGGTCGACGAGCTGACCGCCCGGGGCTGGCACACCCAACCCCAGCTCCGGTACGCCGACCTGCCCGCCAGTGTGCACCTCACGGTGACCGCCTCGGTGGCCCCCCGGGTGGCCGAGTTCGGTCCGGACCTGGTCGCCTCGGTGGCCGCCGCCCGCCGGGCCGGGCCTGTCGAGCTGCCGGCCGAGCTGGTCGCCCTGGCCGGGTCGCTGACCCCGGACGCGCTCACCCCGGAGCTGGTCGCCGGCCTCGCCGCCGGGCTGGGGCTGGCCGGGCCGGGGTCGGGTGGACCGGCCGAACCGGTCGGACCTGGCGGGCCGGGGTCGGATGGATCGGCCGAACCGGTCGGACCTGGCGGGCCGGGGTCGGGTGGACCCATGCCTACGCCGCCGGACCGGATGGCGGTGGTGAACACCTTGCTCGACGCCGCGCCCGCCGCGCTGCGGGAACGACTGCTCGTGGAGTTCGTCGGCCTGCTCCAACGCCCCACCTGGTGA
- a CDS encoding MGMT family protein: MTPEEYVEAVLALVERIPPGRVMSYGAIADALAERSGRASARLVGSIMARHGAAVPWHRVVNAAGRLPPGHEVRARALLRAEGCPLRGAGVDLDAAKWWPDEGR; encoded by the coding sequence GTGACGCCTGAGGAGTACGTGGAGGCGGTGCTCGCGCTGGTCGAGCGGATTCCGCCGGGCCGGGTGATGTCCTACGGGGCGATCGCCGACGCGCTCGCCGAGCGGTCCGGGCGGGCCTCGGCCCGGCTGGTCGGCTCGATCATGGCCCGGCACGGCGCTGCGGTGCCCTGGCACCGGGTGGTGAACGCGGCGGGCCGGCTGCCACCCGGGCACGAGGTGCGGGCGCGGGCGCTGCTGCGGGCCGAGGGCTGCCCGCTGCGGGGTGCCGGGGTGGATCTGGATGCCGCCAAATGGTGGCCGGATGAGGGGCGGTGA
- a CDS encoding MFS transporter, with protein sequence MDAPPAEPGSPPAGPPAPTAGVSRTDVGGSVPAARAPTSDGVPARSVGRPGPDPLPRRVHAGYALGSLATGAFGTVPGLLLLPYLTDTLGVAAGLAALLVLLPKAWDVLVNPVAGRISDRTRSRLGPRRPWLLGAGLALAVLFAAIFAAPFGAGPAAGAYVAVAFLATATAFAFFQVPYVAMPAELTDDAAERTRLMSWRVAVLALAILISGAVAPMVVTAGGEGVAGHRWMGAFVAALIALGALGAFLGTRSAATGTVTATEPTLRAQLAVVAADRPFRALLLCFVVQSAGVATILAGVSYFAAQILRDPTTGPTVLFACFVGPALLVMPLWIRLGRRLGKKTALVTASLLLAAGAAALVAAPVLPAAAVYAVVALLGVGYAGQQVFALALLPDCVAASTARTGRRQAGVFTGLWTAGETLGLALGPGIYGLILALSGYVSSATGTAAPQTPTARLGVLLAFTLIPALLIAPATLLLRPHPYLPPPPSPTHPVDHGVVAGTKAAKIHGKATTSP encoded by the coding sequence ATGGACGCGCCACCGGCCGAGCCCGGCTCCCCACCCGCCGGCCCGCCCGCGCCGACCGCCGGGGTGTCCCGGACGGACGTCGGCGGGTCCGTGCCGGCCGCCCGGGCACCCACCTCGGACGGCGTCCCGGCCCGGTCCGTCGGCCGCCCCGGCCCCGACCCGTTGCCGCGTCGGGTGCACGCCGGTTACGCGCTCGGCTCGTTGGCGACCGGGGCGTTCGGCACCGTGCCCGGGTTGCTGCTGCTGCCCTACCTGACCGACACGCTCGGGGTGGCCGCCGGGCTGGCCGCCCTGCTGGTGCTGTTGCCGAAGGCGTGGGACGTGCTTGTCAACCCGGTCGCCGGGCGCATCTCCGACCGGACCCGCTCCCGGCTGGGGCCACGCCGGCCGTGGCTGCTCGGCGCCGGGCTCGCCCTGGCGGTGCTCTTCGCCGCCATCTTCGCCGCGCCCTTCGGTGCCGGGCCGGCCGCCGGGGCGTACGTGGCCGTCGCCTTCCTCGCCACCGCCACCGCGTTCGCCTTCTTCCAGGTCCCGTACGTGGCGATGCCGGCCGAGCTGACCGACGACGCGGCGGAGCGTACCCGGTTGATGAGCTGGCGGGTCGCGGTGCTGGCGCTTGCCATCCTGATCTCCGGCGCGGTGGCCCCGATGGTGGTCACCGCCGGTGGCGAGGGGGTGGCCGGGCACCGCTGGATGGGGGCGTTCGTCGCCGCGCTGATCGCGCTCGGCGCGCTCGGCGCGTTCCTCGGCACCCGGTCGGCGGCGACCGGCACGGTGACCGCGACCGAACCGACGCTGCGCGCCCAGCTCGCCGTGGTCGCCGCCGACCGGCCGTTCCGGGCGCTGCTGCTCTGCTTCGTCGTCCAGTCCGCCGGGGTGGCGACCATCCTGGCCGGGGTGAGCTACTTCGCCGCCCAGATCCTGCGGGACCCGACGACCGGGCCGACCGTGCTGTTCGCCTGCTTCGTCGGGCCGGCGCTGCTGGTGATGCCGCTGTGGATCCGGCTCGGCCGCCGACTGGGCAAGAAGACCGCGCTGGTCACCGCCTCGCTGCTGCTGGCCGCCGGGGCGGCGGCCCTGGTGGCCGCGCCGGTGCTGCCCGCCGCCGCCGTCTACGCGGTGGTCGCGCTCCTCGGCGTCGGGTACGCCGGCCAGCAGGTCTTCGCACTGGCCCTGCTCCCCGACTGCGTGGCGGCCTCGACCGCGCGCACCGGCCGCCGCCAGGCCGGAGTCTTCACCGGCCTGTGGACCGCCGGCGAAACCCTCGGGCTGGCCCTGGGCCCCGGCATCTACGGCCTGATCCTGGCCCTGTCCGGCTACGTCTCCTCGGCCACCGGCACCGCCGCCCCCCAGACCCCCACCGCCCGCCTAGGCGTCCTCCTGGCTTTCACCCTGATCCCCGCCCTCCTGATAGCCCCCGCCACCCTCCTCCTCCGCCCCCACCCCTACCTCCCCCCACCCCCGTCCCCCACCCACCCCGTCGATCATGGAGTTGTGGCGGGGACGAAAGCCGCGAAAATCCACGGAAAGGCCACCACGAGTCCATGA
- a CDS encoding DUF2252 domain-containing protein has product MNDSADKRSAFIVDVLSEEFGASMALDPAAFRRKFRKMAASPFSFYRGSAALFYADQRGDFADDAFLDERTSRVWIHGDLHAENFGTYMNGSGHLVFNVNDFDEAYVGPFSWDLKRLAASVALLGYAKALSDRAIGELVTGFARSYLTELRAIAAGGDDAIGSITLDNADGVLRRVLQQARLSTRVDLLAAQTTVDNYERRFALGDGVYEIDGETREQVCAAFTGYLGTLPEATARLRPVATQIKDVVLRKGVGIGSAGLPSYNLLLEGHTEALENDVVIYMKQAQVPAVARHVDDERVRGYFRHQGHRTAESQRALQAHADPWLGFTELAGAGQLVAEVSPYAADLDWSDVNEPEELAGVLADLGRAVARMHSVADDESSHDLVDYSTEEAIVAAIGEDTEGFVGHLVEFAHAYGVRARTDHQLFVDLFRNGRLPGI; this is encoded by the coding sequence ATGAACGACTCTGCGGACAAGCGGTCCGCCTTCATCGTCGACGTGTTGAGCGAGGAGTTCGGCGCGTCGATGGCGCTCGATCCGGCGGCGTTCCGTCGCAAGTTCCGCAAGATGGCGGCGTCGCCGTTCTCCTTCTACCGGGGCAGCGCCGCGCTGTTCTACGCCGACCAGCGCGGCGACTTCGCCGACGACGCGTTCCTCGACGAGCGGACCAGCCGGGTGTGGATCCACGGCGACTTGCACGCCGAGAACTTCGGCACCTACATGAACGGCTCCGGGCACCTGGTGTTCAACGTCAACGACTTCGACGAGGCGTACGTCGGGCCGTTCTCCTGGGACCTCAAGCGGCTTGCGGCCAGCGTGGCGTTGCTCGGCTACGCCAAGGCGCTGTCCGACCGGGCGATCGGTGAGCTGGTCACCGGCTTCGCCCGGTCGTACCTGACCGAGCTGCGGGCCATCGCCGCCGGTGGGGACGACGCGATCGGGTCGATCACCCTGGACAACGCCGACGGGGTGCTGCGCCGGGTGCTCCAGCAGGCCCGGCTGAGCACCCGGGTCGACCTGCTGGCCGCGCAGACCACCGTCGACAACTACGAGCGGCGGTTCGCCCTCGGCGACGGGGTCTACGAGATCGACGGGGAGACCCGGGAGCAGGTCTGCGCCGCGTTCACCGGGTACCTGGGCACGTTGCCCGAGGCGACGGCCCGGTTGCGTCCGGTCGCCACCCAGATCAAGGACGTGGTGCTGCGCAAGGGGGTGGGCATCGGTTCGGCCGGGCTGCCGTCGTACAACCTGCTGCTGGAGGGGCACACCGAGGCGTTGGAGAACGACGTGGTCATCTACATGAAGCAGGCGCAGGTGCCAGCGGTGGCCAGGCATGTCGACGACGAACGGGTCCGGGGCTACTTCCGGCACCAGGGCCACCGGACGGCCGAGTCGCAACGGGCGTTGCAGGCGCACGCCGACCCGTGGCTGGGCTTCACCGAGCTGGCCGGGGCCGGTCAGCTCGTCGCCGAGGTCTCCCCGTACGCCGCCGACCTGGACTGGTCGGACGTCAACGAGCCCGAGGAACTGGCCGGGGTGCTCGCCGACCTGGGCCGGGCGGTGGCCCGGATGCACTCGGTCGCCGACGACGAGTCCAGTCACGACCTGGTGGACTACTCCACCGAGGAGGCGATCGTCGCGGCGATCGGCGAGGACACCGAGGGCTTCGTCGGGCACCTGGTCGAGTTCGCCCACGCGTACGGGGTCCGGGCCCGCACCGACCACCAGCTCTTCGTCGACCTGTTCCGTAACGGCCGGCTCCCCGGCATCTGA
- a CDS encoding SigE family RNA polymerase sigma factor, with translation MTVTRGMRVGDPPPDSGPEPPQLTFDGFYHAHFRGLVVQLTAYTGDLGQAQDLVQEAFCRAYVRWDRVAGYDDPLAWVRKVAWNLGHNRWRRLRTAQAWLSRQREAHVAGPTPDRVAVDVALAQLPPKQRRAVVLHYLADLSVAEIATQERVAEGTVKSWLHRGRTALATHLRESTEEVRDA, from the coding sequence GTGACTGTGACGAGAGGCATGCGGGTCGGTGATCCACCACCGGACTCCGGACCCGAACCGCCGCAACTGACCTTCGACGGGTTCTACCACGCCCACTTCCGCGGGCTGGTCGTCCAGCTCACCGCCTACACCGGCGACCTCGGGCAGGCGCAGGACCTGGTGCAGGAGGCGTTCTGCCGGGCGTACGTGCGGTGGGACCGGGTGGCCGGCTACGACGACCCGCTGGCCTGGGTACGCAAGGTCGCCTGGAACCTCGGCCACAACCGGTGGCGACGGCTGCGGACCGCCCAGGCGTGGTTGTCCCGGCAGCGGGAGGCGCACGTCGCCGGGCCGACGCCGGACCGGGTGGCGGTCGACGTCGCGTTGGCGCAGCTGCCGCCGAAGCAACGCCGGGCGGTCGTCCTGCACTACCTGGCCGACCTGTCGGTCGCCGAGATCGCCACCCAGGAACGGGTCGCCGAGGGAACGGTGAAGTCCTGGTTGCACCGGGGCCGGACCGCCCTGGCGACGCACCTGCGTGAGAGCACCGAGGAGGTGCGAGATGCCTGA
- a CDS encoding NADH-quinone oxidoreductase subunit B: MQLPGVLGEPIRFVLNWGRRYSLWVFNFGLACCAIEFIATSMGRHDFIRLGVIPFAHGPRQADLMVVSGTVTDKMAPAIKRLYDQMPEPKYVISFGACSNCGGPYWDSYSVTKGVDQLIPVDVYVPGCPPRPEALLHGILRLQEKIAAERSGIGGVDRTDPLAPLADVTPSDGVVPRPVESLTAPPVRPPTP; this comes from the coding sequence GTGCAGTTGCCGGGAGTGCTCGGCGAGCCGATCCGGTTCGTGCTCAACTGGGGTCGCCGTTACTCGCTCTGGGTGTTCAACTTCGGCCTGGCCTGCTGCGCGATCGAGTTCATCGCCACCAGCATGGGCCGGCACGACTTCATCCGGCTCGGCGTCATCCCGTTCGCCCACGGCCCCCGGCAGGCCGACCTGATGGTGGTCTCCGGCACGGTTACCGACAAGATGGCCCCGGCGATCAAGCGGCTGTACGACCAGATGCCCGAGCCGAAGTACGTGATCTCCTTCGGTGCCTGCTCCAACTGCGGCGGCCCGTACTGGGACTCGTACTCGGTGACCAAGGGCGTCGACCAGCTCATCCCGGTCGACGTCTACGTGCCCGGCTGCCCGCCCCGGCCGGAGGCGCTGCTGCACGGCATCCTCCGCCTCCAGGAGAAGATCGCCGCCGAGCGGTCCGGCATCGGCGGCGTCGACCGCACCGACCCCCTCGCCCCACTGGCGGACGTCACCCCCTCCGACGGCGTAGTCCCGCGCCCGGTCGAGTCCCTCACCGCCCCCCCGGTCCGCCCACCCACCCCCTGA
- a CDS encoding prenyltransferase/squalene oxidase repeat-containing protein encodes MVDLDAAIGFVVAHGDAVDRARLSRLRTGASVPDELLDAAEVGQTVDGGWPALLGGDVPSVDATCFRLAELDDLGALGRPAARHALDWLAARQLPDGGWDEDPRLAGSAPEWATPGDPEARLYLTANAAFWLSVAGRDARAAGPLDHRVGGAYAGVVQAAAQALAGQLAPDGTWPSFLAAGWLSAAVLHRQQLYYESARIQAVLAERMPKLSPADVAALAGTLRRVEVGEEQWVLVSARKRLAETQRSDGGWDSDDGHQFDVHTTLTAIRACRPIRPGGSA; translated from the coding sequence GTGGTCGACTTGGATGCCGCGATCGGCTTCGTCGTGGCGCACGGCGACGCGGTGGATCGCGCCCGGCTGTCCCGGCTGCGCACCGGCGCGTCCGTACCCGACGAGCTGCTCGACGCCGCCGAGGTCGGGCAGACCGTTGACGGCGGCTGGCCCGCCCTCCTCGGCGGTGACGTCCCGTCCGTCGACGCCACTTGCTTCCGCCTGGCCGAGCTGGACGACCTCGGCGCGCTCGGTCGGCCGGCGGCCCGGCACGCGCTGGACTGGTTGGCCGCCCGGCAACTGCCCGACGGCGGCTGGGACGAGGACCCGAGGCTGGCCGGCAGCGCCCCCGAGTGGGCCACCCCGGGCGACCCGGAGGCCCGGCTCTACCTCACCGCCAACGCCGCGTTCTGGCTCAGCGTGGCAGGTCGGGACGCCCGTGCCGCCGGCCCGCTGGACCACCGCGTCGGCGGGGCGTACGCCGGGGTGGTGCAGGCGGCGGCGCAGGCCCTGGCCGGGCAGCTCGCCCCGGACGGCACCTGGCCGTCCTTCCTGGCCGCCGGCTGGCTGAGCGCGGCCGTGCTGCACCGCCAGCAGCTCTACTACGAGTCGGCCCGGATCCAGGCGGTGCTCGCCGAGCGGATGCCGAAGCTCTCCCCGGCCGACGTGGCCGCACTGGCCGGCACGCTGCGCCGGGTGGAGGTGGGCGAGGAGCAGTGGGTGCTGGTGTCGGCCCGCAAGCGCCTCGCCGAGACCCAGCGCAGCGACGGCGGCTGGGACAGCGACGACGGCCACCAGTTCGACGTGCACACCACGCTCACCGCGATCCGCGCCTGCCGCCCGATCAGGCCGGGTGGCTCAGCGTAG
- the proB gene encoding glutamate 5-kinase: MGTRRGPSGPTAQNGRVREAVTQARRIVVKIGSSSLTTATGGLDEARVDTLVDALAALVAAGREVVLVSSGAIAAGLAPLGLPRRPRDLATQQAAASVGQGLLIGRYAAGFARHRLTVGQVLLTVDDVTRRVHYRNAYRTLRKLLDLRAVPIVNENDTVATEEIRFGDNDRLAALVAALVDADLLVLLSDVDALWTGNPTRPGSTRITEVRGEADLVGVDIGGAGRAGVGTGGMVTKVEAARIATGFGIPVVLTAAPLAGAALTGEPVGTFFHPARRRPAARLFWLAHATAPRGRLHLDPGAVQAVVGRRKSLLPAGITAVDGTFTAGDPVDLVDVDGASVARGLVNYDAVELPGLLGRSTGELAAALGPAYEREVVHRDDLVLL, from the coding sequence ATGGGAACGCGGCGGGGTCCGTCGGGGCCGACCGCGCAGAATGGGCGGGTGCGTGAAGCAGTCACCCAGGCCCGGCGGATCGTCGTCAAGATCGGTTCCTCCTCGCTGACCACCGCGACCGGCGGCCTGGACGAGGCCCGGGTGGACACCCTGGTGGACGCCCTCGCCGCGCTCGTCGCCGCCGGCCGCGAGGTGGTGCTGGTCTCCTCCGGGGCGATCGCCGCCGGGCTCGCCCCGCTCGGGCTCCCCCGCCGCCCGCGCGACCTGGCCACCCAGCAGGCCGCCGCCAGCGTCGGCCAGGGCCTGCTGATCGGCAGGTACGCGGCCGGCTTCGCCCGGCACCGGCTCACCGTCGGGCAGGTCCTGCTCACCGTCGACGACGTGACCCGACGGGTGCACTACCGCAACGCGTACCGGACCCTGCGCAAGCTGCTCGACCTGCGGGCGGTGCCGATCGTCAACGAGAACGACACGGTCGCCACCGAGGAGATCCGGTTCGGCGACAACGACCGGCTGGCCGCCCTGGTCGCCGCCCTGGTCGACGCCGACCTGCTGGTCCTGCTCTCCGACGTCGACGCGCTCTGGACCGGCAACCCCACCCGGCCCGGCAGCACCCGGATCACCGAGGTACGCGGCGAGGCCGACCTGGTCGGCGTCGACATCGGCGGCGCGGGTCGGGCCGGGGTCGGCACCGGCGGCATGGTCACCAAGGTGGAGGCCGCCCGGATCGCCACCGGCTTCGGCATCCCGGTGGTGCTGACCGCCGCCCCGCTGGCCGGTGCCGCGCTGACCGGCGAACCGGTCGGCACGTTCTTCCACCCGGCCCGTCGACGCCCGGCGGCCCGGCTGTTCTGGCTGGCGCACGCCACCGCACCCCGGGGCCGGCTGCACCTCGACCCGGGCGCGGTGCAGGCCGTGGTGGGTCGTCGCAAGTCGCTGCTGCCGGCCGGGATCACCGCCGTGGACGGCACGTTCACCGCCGGGGATCCGGTGGACCTGGTCGACGTCGACGGCGCGTCGGTGGCCCGGGGGCTGGTCAACTACGACGCGGTGGAACTGCCCGGTCTGCTCGGCCGGTCCACCGGGGAACTCGCCGCGGCGCTCGGCCCGGCGTACGAACGTGAGGTCGTGCACCGCGACGACCTGGTACTGCTGTGA
- a CDS encoding glutamate-5-semialdehyde dehydrogenase — MSVVEQARRARDAAEALAVATRTVKDAALCAMADALVARTPEILTANEADLAAGREAGLSAAVLDRLALDAGRVAGIADALREMAALPDPVGEVVRGSTLPNGLELRQVRVPFGVVGIIYEARPNVTVDAAGICLKSGNAALLRGSSSAAHSNAALVAVLRDAVAGAGLPADAVQLLDAGSRDSVKELMRARGLVDVLIPRGGASLIRTVVEESTVPVIETGVGNCHVYVDAAADPAKALAIALNAKTQRLSTCNTAESLLVHADVADGFLPAVLAAFAEAGVTVHGSPEVAAYSPDVVAATDEDFATEYLSADISVAVVDSLDAAVAHIRRYGTGHTEAIVTDSQAAAREFVARVDAAAVMVNASTRFTDGGEFGFGAEIGISTQKLHARGPMGLPELTSTKYVVTGDGHLR; from the coding sequence ATGAGCGTCGTCGAGCAGGCCCGGCGGGCCCGGGACGCGGCGGAGGCCCTGGCGGTCGCCACCCGTACGGTCAAGGATGCCGCGCTGTGCGCGATGGCCGACGCGCTGGTGGCGCGTACGCCGGAGATCCTGACCGCGAACGAGGCGGACCTGGCGGCCGGGCGGGAGGCCGGGCTGAGCGCGGCCGTGCTGGACCGGCTCGCCCTCGACGCGGGCCGGGTGGCCGGCATCGCCGACGCGTTGCGCGAGATGGCCGCGCTGCCCGACCCGGTGGGCGAGGTGGTCCGGGGTTCGACCCTGCCCAACGGGCTTGAGCTGCGGCAGGTCCGGGTGCCGTTCGGGGTGGTCGGGATCATCTACGAGGCCCGGCCCAACGTGACGGTGGACGCCGCCGGCATCTGCCTGAAGTCCGGCAACGCGGCGCTGCTGCGCGGGTCGTCCTCGGCCGCGCACTCCAACGCGGCGCTGGTGGCGGTGCTGCGCGACGCGGTCGCCGGTGCCGGCCTGCCGGCCGACGCGGTGCAGCTGCTCGACGCCGGCTCCCGGGACTCGGTCAAGGAGCTGATGCGGGCCCGGGGCCTGGTCGACGTGCTGATCCCGCGCGGCGGGGCGTCGCTGATCCGCACGGTGGTCGAGGAGTCGACGGTGCCGGTGATCGAGACCGGGGTGGGCAACTGCCACGTCTACGTGGACGCCGCCGCCGACCCGGCCAAGGCGCTGGCGATCGCCCTGAACGCCAAGACCCAGCGCCTGAGCACCTGCAACACCGCCGAGTCGCTGCTTGTGCACGCCGACGTCGCCGACGGGTTCCTGCCCGCCGTGCTTGCCGCGTTCGCCGAGGCCGGGGTGACCGTGCACGGCTCCCCCGAGGTCGCCGCGTACTCCCCCGACGTGGTGGCGGCCACCGACGAGGACTTCGCCACCGAATACCTGTCGGCCGACATCTCCGTCGCCGTGGTCGACTCGCTCGACGCGGCGGTCGCGCACATCCGCCGCTACGGCACCGGCCACACCGAGGCGATCGTCACCGACTCGCAGGCCGCCGCCCGGGAGTTCGTGGCCCGGGTCGACGCGGCGGCGGTGATGGTGAACGCCTCCACCCGGTTCACCGACGGCGGCGAGTTCGGCTTCGGCGCGGAGATCGGCATCTCCACCCAGAAGCTGCACGCCCGGGGGCCGATGGGGCTGCCCGAGCTGACCTCCACCAAGTACGTGGTGACCGGCGACGGCCACCTACGCTGA